The following proteins come from a genomic window of Pseudochaenichthys georgianus chromosome 17, fPseGeo1.2, whole genome shotgun sequence:
- the LOC117462324 gene encoding zinc finger E-box-binding homeobox 1-like isoform X3, which translates to MSTCAVTEFNDGGLEASSDSDDEDKLHIVEEEGLLETEAPPAEGAKTHGGHDYATKVLPHNGSLNGVKEEYVSEEEEDDEEEEEEEEEDAEKDSLVDDILQQGDTPVIFPEAPEDEQSPAETGGADENGTPDSFSQLHTCPYCSRGYKRNASLKEHIKYRHETSEDNYSCSHCSYTFTYRSQLERHMIHHRGPKDQRHVSQSTGGTGGTGGTRKFKCTECSKAFKYKHHLKEHLRIHSGEKPYECSNCKKRFSHSGSYSSHISSKKCVGAAPPNGVARTSIKSPPPTTQTTPIVIAPARNILKEKTESKPLQEQLPITQIKSEPVEYECKPVAAATATSAAANGGTEQPAPITTLPPGVAMVVPTVGLMSPISINLNDLQNVLKVAMDGNVLRQVLGTANGLVTQGKHGIVLQQPQHQIISLPAFVDHDGTTKIIINYSISPAAATTATTQPASFFAKTNPALLPTIITAAAPTPTRTDRPSTPEVTDLSIVKREPESVAITHMETEAVKQTEITSAIRSNPRPKVSSISTCLLCDDCPDNLEALHLLQHRKAANGEAVDSAALDPSFAALLSEAGVTLEEPPVDDLLSLLKTYFASDANPSDKELTKISESVRIPVDVVRKWFVKMNFGKNACRYGNKTTAVSTKTQTMNSISEDQNGEAENDSSKETSNQASSQSGNSSPSDSSPLSLNTGDLVIVKSEPEDPEDPDALDSQAEPLDLSLPKHIAAALETSRTPVKLQEHPLNLTCLRKEQLEGRTIYITTPQSGGSVNVITAAQLPTLVAIASQGTMGCLSAINTTTKRTILIPQLTYTYATTAGNATGAKTVVLNGHKLEKKVDSGSDGVSTVEEQNDSDSLMKKRRLENGFYPCDLCSKVFQKGSSLLRHKYEHTGKRPHECNICEKAFKHKHHLIEHSRLHSGEKPYQCDKCGKRFSHSGSYSQHMNHRYSYCKKDGPDTGSGAGPRSVQSELGSPGTGLQSDSRTTTPPSQLDSDERESEEEDDDDEAICMDDIRVVQVDDGECEIYEGNFDDTDDEEEEEEEGEEIVEGDMTEEEEAEGEKTGKELASDVMEIEVGDHHMDDEEMEETTEEKEEAASEDIEESADCEANTDKSVREGSESAEPADEVVTDAK; encoded by the exons tgAAGGAGGAGTATGTGTCcgaagaggaggaggacgacgaggaggaagaggaggaggaggaggaggacgctGAGAAGGACTCCCTAGTGGATGATATCCTCCAGCAGGGAGACACCCCCGTCATCTTTCCTGAAGCCCCCGAGGATGAGCAGAGCCCGGCAGAGACAGGAGGCGCCGATGAAAAcg GCACCCCAGACTCCTTCTCCCAGTTGCACACTTGCCCCTACTGCTCGCGGGGCTACAAGCGCAACGCCTCGCTGAAGGAGCACATCAAGTATCGCCACGAGACCAGCGAGGACAACTACAGCTGCTCGCACTGCAGCTACACCTTCACCTACCGCTCGCAGCTGGAGAGGCACATGATCCACCACCGGGGCCCCAAGGATCAG CGCCACGTTTCCCAGTCGACAGGTGGAACAGGAGGAACAGGTGGAACCCGCAAGTTCAAGTGTACCGAATGTTCCAAGGCCTTCAAGTACAAGCACCACCTGAAGGAGCACCTGCGCATTCACAGCG GTGAGAAACCCTATGAATGCTCCAACTGCAAGAAGCGATTCTCCCACTCAGGCTCCTACAGCTCCCACATCAGCAGTAAGAAGTGTGTGGGTGCAGCACCCCCCAATGGCGTCGCTCGGACCTCGATCAAATCCCCCCCACCCACCACCCAGACAACACCCATCGTAATTGCTCCAGCGCGCAACATTCTTAAAGAGAAGACTGAAAGCAAACCCCTCCAGGAGCAGCTGCCCATCACCCAGATCAAATCTGAACCTGTGGAGTACGAGTGCAAGCCTGTGGCAGCGGCAACGGCAACTTCAGCCGCTGCCAACGGGGGGACGGAGCAGCCGGCTCCAATTACTACCCTGCCCCCGGGGGTGGCTATGGTCGTACCCACAGTTGGCCTCATGTCGCCCATCAGCATCAATCTGAACGACTTGCAGAATGTGCTCAAAGTGGCGATGGACGGGAACGTGCTCAGGCAGGTGCTGGGGACAGCTAACGGGCTGGTGACGCAGGGGAAGCATGGAATTGTACtccagcagccccagcatcagATCATCAGTCTGCCGGCCTTTGTGGATCATGACGGCACCACGAAGATCATCATCAACTACAGCATCAGCCCTGCAGCCGCCACCACTGCCACTACCCAGCCTGCATCGTTTTTTGCCAAAACCAATCCTGCTCTCCTTCCCACTATCATCACTGCCGCAGCCCCCACCCCCACCAGGACAGATAGGCCTTCAACCCCAGAGGTGACCGACCTCTCCATTGTTAAAAGAGAGCCAGAATCAGTGGCCATCACACACATGGAGACAGAGGCCGTCAAACAGACAGAAATTACATCAGCGATCCGATCAAATCCAAGGCCAAAAGTCAGCAGCATCAGTACATGTTTACTCTGCGATGACTGCCCCGACAACCTGGAGGCGTTACACCTCCTTCAGCACCGTAAAGCAGCCAATGGAGAGGCTGTTGACTCGGCTGCTTTGGACCCCTCGTTCGCTGCTCTGCTGAGCGAAGCGGGAGTCACGCTTGAGGAGCCGCCTGTGGACGATCTCCTCTCACTCCTCAAGACGTACTTCGCCTCCGATGCCAACCCCAGCGACAAGGAGCTGACAAAGATCTCAGAGTCTGTCCGTATTCCCGTTGATGTGGTCAGAAAGTGGTTTGTAAAGAtgaactttgggaaaaatgcgTGCAGATATggaaataaaaccacagcagttTCAACAAAGACTCAAACCATGAATTCGATCTCAGAGGATCAGAATGGAGAGGCGGAGAACGACAGCTCCAAAGAAACATCCAACCAAGCCTCATCACAGTCTGGCAACTCTTCTCCATCGGACTCTTCACCACTAAGCCTCAACACCGGGGACCTCGTCATCGTTAAGAGCGAGCCAGAAGACCCAGAAGACCCAGATGCCCTGGACTCCCAGGCCGAGCCGCTCGACCTCTCCCTCCCTAAACATATCGCCGCAGCATTAGAAACGAGCAGGACTCCTGTCAAGCTGCAGGAACATCCTCTGAACCTGACCTGCCTGAGGAAGGAGCAGCTAGAGGGGCGGACCATCTACATCACCACGCCTCAGAGTGGAGGATCTGTCAACGTCATCACTGCCGCACAGCTGCCCACATTGGTAGCCATCGCCAGTCAGGGCACGATGGGCTGTCTCAGCGCCATCAACACCACCACAAAACGCACCATCCTCATCCCACAACTCACCTACACCTACGCCACTACGGCCGGCAACGCCACTGGAGCCAAGACTGTCGTGCTCAACGGCCATAAG CTGGAAAAGAAAGTGGACAGCGGGTCGGACGGCGTCTCCACAGTGGAGGAGCAGAATGACTCCGATTCACTGATGAAAAAGCGACGGCTGGAAAACGGCTTCTACCCATGTGACCTTTGCTCCAAAGTCTTCCAGAAGGGCAGCTCCCTGCTCAGGCACAAATATGAACACACAG GAAAACGGCCCCATGAGTGCAACATCTGCGAGAAGGCCTTCAAACACAAACACCACCTGATCGAACACTCGAGGCTGCACTCCGGGGAGAAACCCTATCAGTGCGACAAGTGCGGGAAGCGTTTCTCTCACTCCGGATCGTACTCCCAGCACATGAACCACCGCTACTCCTACTGCAAGAAGGACGGTCCAGACACCGGCTCCGGCGCGGGGCCACGCAGTGTTCAGTCGGAGCTCGGCAGCCCCGGCACCGGACTGCAATCGGACAGCCGGACCACGACCCCGCCCTCCCAACTGGACTCAGACGAGAGGGAGAGCGAGGAAGAGGACGACGACGATGAGGCCATCTGTATGGACGACATCCGGGTCGTGCAGGTGGATGACGGCGAGTGCGAGATCTACGAGGGTAACTTTGACGATACCGacgacgaggaggaggaggaggaagagggagagGAGATTGTGGAGGGAGACATGACAGAAGAGGAAGAGGCGGAAGGAGAGAAGACGGGCAAGGAGCTTGCGTCTGATGTGATGGAGATCGAGGTCGGGGACCATCACATGGACGACGAAGAGATGGAGGAAACAACCGAAGAAAAGGAGGAAGCAGCAAGTGAGGATATAGAAGAAAGTGCCGACTGTGAAGCAAATACGGACAAAAGCGTCAGGGAGGGGTCAGAGAGCGCCGAACCCGCAGATGAAGTGGTGACAGACGCCAAATAA
- the LOC117462324 gene encoding zinc finger E-box-binding homeobox 1-like isoform X2 yields the protein MADGPRCKRRKQANPKRSSVTEFNDGGLEASSDSDDEDKLHIVEEEGLLETEAPPAEGAKTHGGHDYATKVLPHNGSLNGVKEEYVSEEEEDDEEEEEEEEEDAEKDSLVDDILQQGDTPVIFPEAPEDEQSPAETGGADENGTPDSFSQLHTCPYCSRGYKRNASLKEHIKYRHETSEDNYSCSHCSYTFTYRSQLERHMIHHRGPKDQSTGGTGGTGGTRKFKCTECSKAFKYKHHLKEHLRIHSGEKPYECSNCKKRFSHSGSYSSHISSKKCVGAAPPNGVARTSIKSPPPTTQTTPIVIAPARNILKEKTESKPLQEQLPITQIKSEPVEYECKPVAAATATSAAANGGTEQPAPITTLPPGVAMVVPTVGLMSPISINLNDLQNVLKVAMDGNVLRQVLGTANGLVTQGKHGIVLQQPQHQIISLPAFVDHDGTTKIIINYSISPAAATTATTQPASFFAKTNPALLPTIITAAAPTPTRTDRPSTPEVTDLSIVKREPESVAITHMETEAVKQTEITSAIRSNPRPKVSSISTCLLCDDCPDNLEALHLLQHRKAANGEAVDSAALDPSFAALLSEAGVTLEEPPVDDLLSLLKTYFASDANPSDKELTKISESVRIPVDVVRKWFVKMNFGKNACRYGNKTTAVSTKTQTMNSISEDQNGEAENDSSKETSNQASSQSGNSSPSDSSPLSLNTGDLVIVKSEPEDPEDPDALDSQAEPLDLSLPKHIAAALETSRTPVKLQEHPLNLTCLRKEQLEGRTIYITTPQSGGSVNVITAAQLPTLVAIASQGTMGCLSAINTTTKRTILIPQLTYTYATTAGNATGAKTVVLNGHKLEKKVDSGSDGVSTVEEQNDSDSLMKKRRLENGFYPCDLCSKVFQKGSSLLRHKYEHTGKRPHECNICEKAFKHKHHLIEHSRLHSGEKPYQCDKCGKRFSHSGSYSQHMNHRYSYCKKDGPDTGSGAGPRSVQSELGSPGTGLQSDSRTTTPPSQLDSDERESEEEDDDDEAICMDDIRVVQVDDGECEIYEGNFDDTDDEEEEEEEGEEIVEGDMTEEEEAEGEKTGKELASDVMEIEVGDHHMDDEEMEETTEEKEEAASEDIEESADCEANTDKSVREGSESAEPADEVVTDAK from the exons tgAAGGAGGAGTATGTGTCcgaagaggaggaggacgacgaggaggaagaggaggaggaggaggaggacgctGAGAAGGACTCCCTAGTGGATGATATCCTCCAGCAGGGAGACACCCCCGTCATCTTTCCTGAAGCCCCCGAGGATGAGCAGAGCCCGGCAGAGACAGGAGGCGCCGATGAAAAcg GCACCCCAGACTCCTTCTCCCAGTTGCACACTTGCCCCTACTGCTCGCGGGGCTACAAGCGCAACGCCTCGCTGAAGGAGCACATCAAGTATCGCCACGAGACCAGCGAGGACAACTACAGCTGCTCGCACTGCAGCTACACCTTCACCTACCGCTCGCAGCTGGAGAGGCACATGATCCACCACCGGGGCCCCAAGGATCAG TCGACAGGTGGAACAGGAGGAACAGGTGGAACCCGCAAGTTCAAGTGTACCGAATGTTCCAAGGCCTTCAAGTACAAGCACCACCTGAAGGAGCACCTGCGCATTCACAGCG GTGAGAAACCCTATGAATGCTCCAACTGCAAGAAGCGATTCTCCCACTCAGGCTCCTACAGCTCCCACATCAGCAGTAAGAAGTGTGTGGGTGCAGCACCCCCCAATGGCGTCGCTCGGACCTCGATCAAATCCCCCCCACCCACCACCCAGACAACACCCATCGTAATTGCTCCAGCGCGCAACATTCTTAAAGAGAAGACTGAAAGCAAACCCCTCCAGGAGCAGCTGCCCATCACCCAGATCAAATCTGAACCTGTGGAGTACGAGTGCAAGCCTGTGGCAGCGGCAACGGCAACTTCAGCCGCTGCCAACGGGGGGACGGAGCAGCCGGCTCCAATTACTACCCTGCCCCCGGGGGTGGCTATGGTCGTACCCACAGTTGGCCTCATGTCGCCCATCAGCATCAATCTGAACGACTTGCAGAATGTGCTCAAAGTGGCGATGGACGGGAACGTGCTCAGGCAGGTGCTGGGGACAGCTAACGGGCTGGTGACGCAGGGGAAGCATGGAATTGTACtccagcagccccagcatcagATCATCAGTCTGCCGGCCTTTGTGGATCATGACGGCACCACGAAGATCATCATCAACTACAGCATCAGCCCTGCAGCCGCCACCACTGCCACTACCCAGCCTGCATCGTTTTTTGCCAAAACCAATCCTGCTCTCCTTCCCACTATCATCACTGCCGCAGCCCCCACCCCCACCAGGACAGATAGGCCTTCAACCCCAGAGGTGACCGACCTCTCCATTGTTAAAAGAGAGCCAGAATCAGTGGCCATCACACACATGGAGACAGAGGCCGTCAAACAGACAGAAATTACATCAGCGATCCGATCAAATCCAAGGCCAAAAGTCAGCAGCATCAGTACATGTTTACTCTGCGATGACTGCCCCGACAACCTGGAGGCGTTACACCTCCTTCAGCACCGTAAAGCAGCCAATGGAGAGGCTGTTGACTCGGCTGCTTTGGACCCCTCGTTCGCTGCTCTGCTGAGCGAAGCGGGAGTCACGCTTGAGGAGCCGCCTGTGGACGATCTCCTCTCACTCCTCAAGACGTACTTCGCCTCCGATGCCAACCCCAGCGACAAGGAGCTGACAAAGATCTCAGAGTCTGTCCGTATTCCCGTTGATGTGGTCAGAAAGTGGTTTGTAAAGAtgaactttgggaaaaatgcgTGCAGATATggaaataaaaccacagcagttTCAACAAAGACTCAAACCATGAATTCGATCTCAGAGGATCAGAATGGAGAGGCGGAGAACGACAGCTCCAAAGAAACATCCAACCAAGCCTCATCACAGTCTGGCAACTCTTCTCCATCGGACTCTTCACCACTAAGCCTCAACACCGGGGACCTCGTCATCGTTAAGAGCGAGCCAGAAGACCCAGAAGACCCAGATGCCCTGGACTCCCAGGCCGAGCCGCTCGACCTCTCCCTCCCTAAACATATCGCCGCAGCATTAGAAACGAGCAGGACTCCTGTCAAGCTGCAGGAACATCCTCTGAACCTGACCTGCCTGAGGAAGGAGCAGCTAGAGGGGCGGACCATCTACATCACCACGCCTCAGAGTGGAGGATCTGTCAACGTCATCACTGCCGCACAGCTGCCCACATTGGTAGCCATCGCCAGTCAGGGCACGATGGGCTGTCTCAGCGCCATCAACACCACCACAAAACGCACCATCCTCATCCCACAACTCACCTACACCTACGCCACTACGGCCGGCAACGCCACTGGAGCCAAGACTGTCGTGCTCAACGGCCATAAG CTGGAAAAGAAAGTGGACAGCGGGTCGGACGGCGTCTCCACAGTGGAGGAGCAGAATGACTCCGATTCACTGATGAAAAAGCGACGGCTGGAAAACGGCTTCTACCCATGTGACCTTTGCTCCAAAGTCTTCCAGAAGGGCAGCTCCCTGCTCAGGCACAAATATGAACACACAG GAAAACGGCCCCATGAGTGCAACATCTGCGAGAAGGCCTTCAAACACAAACACCACCTGATCGAACACTCGAGGCTGCACTCCGGGGAGAAACCCTATCAGTGCGACAAGTGCGGGAAGCGTTTCTCTCACTCCGGATCGTACTCCCAGCACATGAACCACCGCTACTCCTACTGCAAGAAGGACGGTCCAGACACCGGCTCCGGCGCGGGGCCACGCAGTGTTCAGTCGGAGCTCGGCAGCCCCGGCACCGGACTGCAATCGGACAGCCGGACCACGACCCCGCCCTCCCAACTGGACTCAGACGAGAGGGAGAGCGAGGAAGAGGACGACGACGATGAGGCCATCTGTATGGACGACATCCGGGTCGTGCAGGTGGATGACGGCGAGTGCGAGATCTACGAGGGTAACTTTGACGATACCGacgacgaggaggaggaggaggaagagggagagGAGATTGTGGAGGGAGACATGACAGAAGAGGAAGAGGCGGAAGGAGAGAAGACGGGCAAGGAGCTTGCGTCTGATGTGATGGAGATCGAGGTCGGGGACCATCACATGGACGACGAAGAGATGGAGGAAACAACCGAAGAAAAGGAGGAAGCAGCAAGTGAGGATATAGAAGAAAGTGCCGACTGTGAAGCAAATACGGACAAAAGCGTCAGGGAGGGGTCAGAGAGCGCCGAACCCGCAGATGAAGTGGTGACAGACGCCAAATAA
- the LOC117462324 gene encoding zinc finger E-box-binding homeobox 1-like isoform X1, whose product MADGPRCKRRKQANPKRSSVTEFNDGGLEASSDSDDEDKLHIVEEEGLLETEAPPAEGAKTHGGHDYATKVLPHNGSLNGVKEEYVSEEEEDDEEEEEEEEEDAEKDSLVDDILQQGDTPVIFPEAPEDEQSPAETGGADENGTPDSFSQLHTCPYCSRGYKRNASLKEHIKYRHETSEDNYSCSHCSYTFTYRSQLERHMIHHRGPKDQRHVSQSTGGTGGTGGTRKFKCTECSKAFKYKHHLKEHLRIHSGEKPYECSNCKKRFSHSGSYSSHISSKKCVGAAPPNGVARTSIKSPPPTTQTTPIVIAPARNILKEKTESKPLQEQLPITQIKSEPVEYECKPVAAATATSAAANGGTEQPAPITTLPPGVAMVVPTVGLMSPISINLNDLQNVLKVAMDGNVLRQVLGTANGLVTQGKHGIVLQQPQHQIISLPAFVDHDGTTKIIINYSISPAAATTATTQPASFFAKTNPALLPTIITAAAPTPTRTDRPSTPEVTDLSIVKREPESVAITHMETEAVKQTEITSAIRSNPRPKVSSISTCLLCDDCPDNLEALHLLQHRKAANGEAVDSAALDPSFAALLSEAGVTLEEPPVDDLLSLLKTYFASDANPSDKELTKISESVRIPVDVVRKWFVKMNFGKNACRYGNKTTAVSTKTQTMNSISEDQNGEAENDSSKETSNQASSQSGNSSPSDSSPLSLNTGDLVIVKSEPEDPEDPDALDSQAEPLDLSLPKHIAAALETSRTPVKLQEHPLNLTCLRKEQLEGRTIYITTPQSGGSVNVITAAQLPTLVAIASQGTMGCLSAINTTTKRTILIPQLTYTYATTAGNATGAKTVVLNGHKLEKKVDSGSDGVSTVEEQNDSDSLMKKRRLENGFYPCDLCSKVFQKGSSLLRHKYEHTGKRPHECNICEKAFKHKHHLIEHSRLHSGEKPYQCDKCGKRFSHSGSYSQHMNHRYSYCKKDGPDTGSGAGPRSVQSELGSPGTGLQSDSRTTTPPSQLDSDERESEEEDDDDEAICMDDIRVVQVDDGECEIYEGNFDDTDDEEEEEEEGEEIVEGDMTEEEEAEGEKTGKELASDVMEIEVGDHHMDDEEMEETTEEKEEAASEDIEESADCEANTDKSVREGSESAEPADEVVTDAK is encoded by the exons tgAAGGAGGAGTATGTGTCcgaagaggaggaggacgacgaggaggaagaggaggaggaggaggaggacgctGAGAAGGACTCCCTAGTGGATGATATCCTCCAGCAGGGAGACACCCCCGTCATCTTTCCTGAAGCCCCCGAGGATGAGCAGAGCCCGGCAGAGACAGGAGGCGCCGATGAAAAcg GCACCCCAGACTCCTTCTCCCAGTTGCACACTTGCCCCTACTGCTCGCGGGGCTACAAGCGCAACGCCTCGCTGAAGGAGCACATCAAGTATCGCCACGAGACCAGCGAGGACAACTACAGCTGCTCGCACTGCAGCTACACCTTCACCTACCGCTCGCAGCTGGAGAGGCACATGATCCACCACCGGGGCCCCAAGGATCAG CGCCACGTTTCCCAGTCGACAGGTGGAACAGGAGGAACAGGTGGAACCCGCAAGTTCAAGTGTACCGAATGTTCCAAGGCCTTCAAGTACAAGCACCACCTGAAGGAGCACCTGCGCATTCACAGCG GTGAGAAACCCTATGAATGCTCCAACTGCAAGAAGCGATTCTCCCACTCAGGCTCCTACAGCTCCCACATCAGCAGTAAGAAGTGTGTGGGTGCAGCACCCCCCAATGGCGTCGCTCGGACCTCGATCAAATCCCCCCCACCCACCACCCAGACAACACCCATCGTAATTGCTCCAGCGCGCAACATTCTTAAAGAGAAGACTGAAAGCAAACCCCTCCAGGAGCAGCTGCCCATCACCCAGATCAAATCTGAACCTGTGGAGTACGAGTGCAAGCCTGTGGCAGCGGCAACGGCAACTTCAGCCGCTGCCAACGGGGGGACGGAGCAGCCGGCTCCAATTACTACCCTGCCCCCGGGGGTGGCTATGGTCGTACCCACAGTTGGCCTCATGTCGCCCATCAGCATCAATCTGAACGACTTGCAGAATGTGCTCAAAGTGGCGATGGACGGGAACGTGCTCAGGCAGGTGCTGGGGACAGCTAACGGGCTGGTGACGCAGGGGAAGCATGGAATTGTACtccagcagccccagcatcagATCATCAGTCTGCCGGCCTTTGTGGATCATGACGGCACCACGAAGATCATCATCAACTACAGCATCAGCCCTGCAGCCGCCACCACTGCCACTACCCAGCCTGCATCGTTTTTTGCCAAAACCAATCCTGCTCTCCTTCCCACTATCATCACTGCCGCAGCCCCCACCCCCACCAGGACAGATAGGCCTTCAACCCCAGAGGTGACCGACCTCTCCATTGTTAAAAGAGAGCCAGAATCAGTGGCCATCACACACATGGAGACAGAGGCCGTCAAACAGACAGAAATTACATCAGCGATCCGATCAAATCCAAGGCCAAAAGTCAGCAGCATCAGTACATGTTTACTCTGCGATGACTGCCCCGACAACCTGGAGGCGTTACACCTCCTTCAGCACCGTAAAGCAGCCAATGGAGAGGCTGTTGACTCGGCTGCTTTGGACCCCTCGTTCGCTGCTCTGCTGAGCGAAGCGGGAGTCACGCTTGAGGAGCCGCCTGTGGACGATCTCCTCTCACTCCTCAAGACGTACTTCGCCTCCGATGCCAACCCCAGCGACAAGGAGCTGACAAAGATCTCAGAGTCTGTCCGTATTCCCGTTGATGTGGTCAGAAAGTGGTTTGTAAAGAtgaactttgggaaaaatgcgTGCAGATATggaaataaaaccacagcagttTCAACAAAGACTCAAACCATGAATTCGATCTCAGAGGATCAGAATGGAGAGGCGGAGAACGACAGCTCCAAAGAAACATCCAACCAAGCCTCATCACAGTCTGGCAACTCTTCTCCATCGGACTCTTCACCACTAAGCCTCAACACCGGGGACCTCGTCATCGTTAAGAGCGAGCCAGAAGACCCAGAAGACCCAGATGCCCTGGACTCCCAGGCCGAGCCGCTCGACCTCTCCCTCCCTAAACATATCGCCGCAGCATTAGAAACGAGCAGGACTCCTGTCAAGCTGCAGGAACATCCTCTGAACCTGACCTGCCTGAGGAAGGAGCAGCTAGAGGGGCGGACCATCTACATCACCACGCCTCAGAGTGGAGGATCTGTCAACGTCATCACTGCCGCACAGCTGCCCACATTGGTAGCCATCGCCAGTCAGGGCACGATGGGCTGTCTCAGCGCCATCAACACCACCACAAAACGCACCATCCTCATCCCACAACTCACCTACACCTACGCCACTACGGCCGGCAACGCCACTGGAGCCAAGACTGTCGTGCTCAACGGCCATAAG CTGGAAAAGAAAGTGGACAGCGGGTCGGACGGCGTCTCCACAGTGGAGGAGCAGAATGACTCCGATTCACTGATGAAAAAGCGACGGCTGGAAAACGGCTTCTACCCATGTGACCTTTGCTCCAAAGTCTTCCAGAAGGGCAGCTCCCTGCTCAGGCACAAATATGAACACACAG GAAAACGGCCCCATGAGTGCAACATCTGCGAGAAGGCCTTCAAACACAAACACCACCTGATCGAACACTCGAGGCTGCACTCCGGGGAGAAACCCTATCAGTGCGACAAGTGCGGGAAGCGTTTCTCTCACTCCGGATCGTACTCCCAGCACATGAACCACCGCTACTCCTACTGCAAGAAGGACGGTCCAGACACCGGCTCCGGCGCGGGGCCACGCAGTGTTCAGTCGGAGCTCGGCAGCCCCGGCACCGGACTGCAATCGGACAGCCGGACCACGACCCCGCCCTCCCAACTGGACTCAGACGAGAGGGAGAGCGAGGAAGAGGACGACGACGATGAGGCCATCTGTATGGACGACATCCGGGTCGTGCAGGTGGATGACGGCGAGTGCGAGATCTACGAGGGTAACTTTGACGATACCGacgacgaggaggaggaggaggaagagggagagGAGATTGTGGAGGGAGACATGACAGAAGAGGAAGAGGCGGAAGGAGAGAAGACGGGCAAGGAGCTTGCGTCTGATGTGATGGAGATCGAGGTCGGGGACCATCACATGGACGACGAAGAGATGGAGGAAACAACCGAAGAAAAGGAGGAAGCAGCAAGTGAGGATATAGAAGAAAGTGCCGACTGTGAAGCAAATACGGACAAAAGCGTCAGGGAGGGGTCAGAGAGCGCCGAACCCGCAGATGAAGTGGTGACAGACGCCAAATAA
- the LOC117462827 gene encoding zinc finger E-box-binding homeobox 1-like, which translates to MEVFGAKRPKVHSISSCFLCDDCPDNLEALHLLQHYKAANGEAIDSAALDPSFTALLSGAGVVLEEPPVDDLLSLLKTYFASNANPSEKELTKISESVSFPVDVVRKWFAKMNSRKNMGKDVSNNNGHAEEDSSQEISNIASSADAPGSLHKHISSQGTTGPSSSQQEKILRGQTINPPQIGINVITSAQLRSLAVHHKSASCSVKKGKKRRLKKDPYPCELCYKVFKEVSSLLRHKYEH; encoded by the coding sequence ATGGAGGtatttggagctaagaggccaAAAGTCCACAGCATCAGTTCATGCTTTCTCTGCGATGACTGTCCCGACAACCTGGAGGCGTTACACCTCCTCCAGCACTACAAAGCAGCCAACGGGGAGGCCATCGACTCGGCTGCTTTGGACCCCTCGTTCACTGCTCTGCTGAGCGGGGCAGGGGTTGTGCTCGAGGAACCGCCTGTGGACGATCTCCTCTCACTCCTCAAAACGTACTTCGCCTCCAATGCCAACCCCAGCGAGAAGGAGCTGACAAAGATCTCAGAGTCTGTCAGTTTCCCTGTGGATGTGGTCAGAAAGTGGTTTGCAAAGATGAACTCTAGAAAAAATATGGGCAAAGACGTCTCGAATAACAATGGACATGCAGAGGAGGACAGCTCACAAGAAATATCCAACATAGCCTCATCAGCAGATGCCCCGGGCTCCCTTCATAAACATATTTCATCACAGGGAACCACAGGGCCTTCCTCCTCGCAGCAGGAAAAGATCCTAAGGGGTCAAACCATCAACCCCCCTCAGATTGGTATCAACGTCATCACTAGCGCACAGCTGCGCTCATTAGCAGTGCACCATAAGAGTGCTTCATGTTCAGTCAAAAAGGGGAAGAAGAGACGGCTGAAAAAAGATCCGTACCCATGTGAACTTTGCTACAAAGTCTTCAAAGAGGTCTCCAGTTTGCTCAGGCACAAATATGAACACTAA